A portion of the Maylandia zebra isolate NMK-2024a linkage group LG9, Mzebra_GT3a, whole genome shotgun sequence genome contains these proteins:
- the LOC101464698 gene encoding apolipoprotein D, with the protein MSAVYLLLLLVPTISAQTFRFGACPTPKVQSNFSLQLYLDKWYEIEKLPASFARGQCIEANYSVRKDGTIRVLNSQVLGGKREFLEGTAVVPDRQEPAKLGVSFSYFTPYGPYWVLETNYTNYTIVYSCTDILRIFHVYYAWILARSPSLPPETVHYAKQLLTDKGIDISKMTPTYQSCGNI; encoded by the exons ATGTCTGCTGTCTACCTTCTCCTCCTGCTGGTCCCCACAATCTCGGCTCAGACTTTTCGCTTTGGTGCCTGCCCTACTCCGAAGGTGCAGTCTAACTTCAGCCTTCAGCTG tacCTGGATAAGTGGTATGAGATTGAGAAGCTGCCTGCTTCTTTTGCCAGAGGACAGTGCATTGAAGCGAATTATTCCGTAAGGAAAGATGGGACCATCCGAGTCTTGAACTCTCAGGTTTT GGGtggtaaaagggagtttttagaAGGGACAGCTGTGGTTCCAGACCGACAAGAACCAGCTAAGCTTGGAGTTTCCTTCTCATATT TTACACCCTATGGCCCATACTGGGTGCTGGAGACAAACTACACCAACTACACCATTGTGTACTCCTGCACAGACATTCTGCGCATATTCCACGTTTACTACGCCTGGATTCTCGCACGGTCACCCTCCCTGCCTCCAGAGACGGTGCATTACGCCAAGCAGTTGCTGACTGATAAAGGAATCGATATTTCCAAGATGACGCCCACATATCAGAGCTGTGGAAATATTTAG
- the LOC101464222 gene encoding apolipoprotein D isoform X2 has product MVTMKTITGFRPTNSRGAEGGSMSPVYFLLLLVPVISAQTFHWGPCPTPKVQSDFILEPYLGEWYEIEKLPAYFAIGECIRANYSMREDGTVRVLTSQVLKVRNGGRWVVEGTAKVMEPKEPAKLGVQFTSFLPYSPYWVVSTDYTTYSVVYSCTDIFKRFHFNYAWIFSRSPTLPCVIVAYAKKLLNEEGINTSKMTYTDHNCELCN; this is encoded by the exons ATGGTCaccatgaagaccatcactggattcaggccaaccaacagcaggggagctgagggag GAAGCATGTCTCCTGTCTACTTTCTCCTCCTGCTGGTCCCTGTGATCTCGGCTCAGACTTTTCACTGGGGTCCCTGCCCTACTCCAAAGGTGCAATCTGACTTCATCCTTGAACCG TACCTGGGAGAGTGGTACGAGATTGAGAAGCTGCCTGCTTACTTTGCAATAGGAGAGTGCATCCGGGCAAACTATTCTATGAGGGAAGATGGGACTGTCCGAGTACTGACCTCTCAGGTGTTAAAAGTACG GAATGGCGGTAGGTGGGTTGTAGAGGGGACAGCCAAAGTCATGGAACCAAAAGAACCAGCCAAGCTTGGAGTCCAGTTCACATCTT TTCTTCCCTACTCTCCATACTGGGTTGTGTCGACTGACTACACCACCTATTCTGTAGTGTACTCCTGCACAGACATCTTTAAGAGATTCCATTTCAACTACGCCTGGATTTTCTCACGGTCGCCCACCTTGCCCTGCGTAATTGTGGCTTATGCTAAAAAGCTGCTGAATGAAGAAGGAATCAACACTTCCAAGATGACCTACACAGATCATAACTGTGAATTGTGTAACTGA
- the LOC101464222 gene encoding apolipoprotein D isoform X1: MVTMKTITGFRPTNSRGAEGGFPWQDWMSCGSITSSNLPRSPEGSMSPVYFLLLLVPVISAQTFHWGPCPTPKVQSDFILEPYLGEWYEIEKLPAYFAIGECIRANYSMREDGTVRVLTSQVLKVRNGGRWVVEGTAKVMEPKEPAKLGVQFTSFLPYSPYWVVSTDYTTYSVVYSCTDIFKRFHFNYAWIFSRSPTLPCVIVAYAKKLLNEEGINTSKMTYTDHNCELCN, from the exons ATGGTCaccatgaagaccatcactggattcaggccaaccaacagcaggggagctgagggag GATTTCCGTGGCAAGATTGGATGAGCTGTG GCAGCATAACGTCTAGTAATCTTCCCCGATCTCCTGAAGGAAGCATGTCTCCTGTCTACTTTCTCCTCCTGCTGGTCCCTGTGATCTCGGCTCAGACTTTTCACTGGGGTCCCTGCCCTACTCCAAAGGTGCAATCTGACTTCATCCTTGAACCG TACCTGGGAGAGTGGTACGAGATTGAGAAGCTGCCTGCTTACTTTGCAATAGGAGAGTGCATCCGGGCAAACTATTCTATGAGGGAAGATGGGACTGTCCGAGTACTGACCTCTCAGGTGTTAAAAGTACG GAATGGCGGTAGGTGGGTTGTAGAGGGGACAGCCAAAGTCATGGAACCAAAAGAACCAGCCAAGCTTGGAGTCCAGTTCACATCTT TTCTTCCCTACTCTCCATACTGGGTTGTGTCGACTGACTACACCACCTATTCTGTAGTGTACTCCTGCACAGACATCTTTAAGAGATTCCATTTCAACTACGCCTGGATTTTCTCACGGTCGCCCACCTTGCCCTGCGTAATTGTGGCTTATGCTAAAAAGCTGCTGAATGAAGAAGGAATCAACACTTCCAAGATGACCTACACAGATCATAACTGTGAATTGTGTAACTGA
- the LOC101464222 gene encoding apolipoprotein D isoform X3 — MSCGSITSSNLPRSPEGSMSPVYFLLLLVPVISAQTFHWGPCPTPKVQSDFILEPYLGEWYEIEKLPAYFAIGECIRANYSMREDGTVRVLTSQVLKVRNGGRWVVEGTAKVMEPKEPAKLGVQFTSFLPYSPYWVVSTDYTTYSVVYSCTDIFKRFHFNYAWIFSRSPTLPCVIVAYAKKLLNEEGINTSKMTYTDHNCELCN; from the exons ATGAGCTGTG GCAGCATAACGTCTAGTAATCTTCCCCGATCTCCTGAAGGAAGCATGTCTCCTGTCTACTTTCTCCTCCTGCTGGTCCCTGTGATCTCGGCTCAGACTTTTCACTGGGGTCCCTGCCCTACTCCAAAGGTGCAATCTGACTTCATCCTTGAACCG TACCTGGGAGAGTGGTACGAGATTGAGAAGCTGCCTGCTTACTTTGCAATAGGAGAGTGCATCCGGGCAAACTATTCTATGAGGGAAGATGGGACTGTCCGAGTACTGACCTCTCAGGTGTTAAAAGTACG GAATGGCGGTAGGTGGGTTGTAGAGGGGACAGCCAAAGTCATGGAACCAAAAGAACCAGCCAAGCTTGGAGTCCAGTTCACATCTT TTCTTCCCTACTCTCCATACTGGGTTGTGTCGACTGACTACACCACCTATTCTGTAGTGTACTCCTGCACAGACATCTTTAAGAGATTCCATTTCAACTACGCCTGGATTTTCTCACGGTCGCCCACCTTGCCCTGCGTAATTGTGGCTTATGCTAAAAAGCTGCTGAATGAAGAAGGAATCAACACTTCCAAGATGACCTACACAGATCATAACTGTGAATTGTGTAACTGA
- the LOC101464222 gene encoding apolipoprotein D isoform X4, translating to MSPVYFLLLLVPVISAQTFHWGPCPTPKVQSDFILEPYLGEWYEIEKLPAYFAIGECIRANYSMREDGTVRVLTSQVLKVRNGGRWVVEGTAKVMEPKEPAKLGVQFTSFLPYSPYWVVSTDYTTYSVVYSCTDIFKRFHFNYAWIFSRSPTLPCVIVAYAKKLLNEEGINTSKMTYTDHNCELCN from the exons ATGTCTCCTGTCTACTTTCTCCTCCTGCTGGTCCCTGTGATCTCGGCTCAGACTTTTCACTGGGGTCCCTGCCCTACTCCAAAGGTGCAATCTGACTTCATCCTTGAACCG TACCTGGGAGAGTGGTACGAGATTGAGAAGCTGCCTGCTTACTTTGCAATAGGAGAGTGCATCCGGGCAAACTATTCTATGAGGGAAGATGGGACTGTCCGAGTACTGACCTCTCAGGTGTTAAAAGTACG GAATGGCGGTAGGTGGGTTGTAGAGGGGACAGCCAAAGTCATGGAACCAAAAGAACCAGCCAAGCTTGGAGTCCAGTTCACATCTT TTCTTCCCTACTCTCCATACTGGGTTGTGTCGACTGACTACACCACCTATTCTGTAGTGTACTCCTGCACAGACATCTTTAAGAGATTCCATTTCAACTACGCCTGGATTTTCTCACGGTCGCCCACCTTGCCCTGCGTAATTGTGGCTTATGCTAAAAAGCTGCTGAATGAAGAAGGAATCAACACTTCCAAGATGACCTACACAGATCATAACTGTGAATTGTGTAACTGA